The following proteins come from a genomic window of Trifolium pratense cultivar HEN17-A07 linkage group LG4, ARS_RC_1.1, whole genome shotgun sequence:
- the LOC123919889 gene encoding E3 ubiquitin-protein ligase RZFP34-like isoform X2, producing METISEIETFGCTHYRRRCKIIAPCCNQVFGCRHCHNEAKNSNEINLVDRHDIPRHEVKKVICSLCDTEQDVQQYCINCGVCMGEYFCGTCKFFDDDISKQQFHCDECGICRTGGKDNFFHCKRCGCCYSKEIKEGHHCVERAMHHNCPICFEYLFDTLRETSVLPCGHTIHFECVKEMEKHHRYSCPVCSKSICDMSSVWKKLDQVVC from the exons ATGGAAACCATATCAGAAATTGAAACTTTTGG CTGCACACATTATAGAAGGAGATGCAAGATCATAGCACCATGTTGTAATCAAGTTTTTGGCTGTAGGCACTGCCACAATGAAGCTAag AACTCAAATGAGATTAACCTTGTTGATCGTCATGATATCCCGCGGCATGAAGTTAAAAAG GTTATATGCTCCTTATGTGACACAGAACAAGAT GTTCAACAATACTGTATAAATTGTGGAGTTTGTATGGGAGAGTACTTTTGTGGTACATGCAAATTTTTTGATGATGAT ATTTCAAAGCAACAATTCCACTGTGATGAATGTGGCATCTGCAG AACTGGTGGCAAGGATAACTTTTTCCATTGCAAAAGATGTG GATGTTGCTATTCCAAGGAAATCAAAGAGGGACATCATTGTGTAGAAAGAGCAATGCATCATAATTGTCCTATTTGCTTTGAG TATTTATTTGACACATTAAGAGAAACTAGCGTCTTACCTTGTGGCCATACTATACATTTTGAGTGTGTTAAAGAGATGGAAAAACATCACAG gtactcatGTCCTGTTTGCTCAAAATCCATATGTGATATGTCAAGTGTGTGGAAGAAACTTGATCAAGTGGTATGTTAG
- the LOC123919887 gene encoding superoxide dismutase [Cu-Zn], chloroplastic yields MQLSMASQILASPSPLTSHSLLRTSFSGVSLKLSPQFSTLSSSNFKPLTVVAAAKKAVAVLKGTSTVEGVVTLTQENEGPTTVNVRITGLTPGLHGFHLHEYGDTTNGCISTGPHFNPNQLTHGAPEDEIRHAGDLGNIVADANGVAEATIVDNQIPLTGPNSVVGRALVVHELEDDLGKGGHELSLSTGNAGGRLACGVVGLTPV; encoded by the exons ATGCAGCTATCAATGGCTTCCCAGATTCTCGCATCACCTTCACCACTCACTTCTCACTCTCTTCTCCGAACATCTTTCTCCGGCGTCTCTCTCAAGCTTTCTCCTCAATTCTCAACTCTTTCATCTTCCAATTTCAAGCCTCTTACTGTCGTTGCTGCTGCCAAGAAAGCCGTCGCTGTTCTTAAGGGTACTTCCACCGTTGAAGGTGTCGTCACTCTCACTCAAGAAAACGAAG GTCCAACAACAGTTAATGTTCGAATCACCGGCCTTACTCCAGGGCTTCATGGTTTTCACCTA CATGAGTATGGTGATACCACAAATGGGTGTATCTCAACAG GACCACATTTTAATCCTAATCAGTTGACACATGGTGCTCCTGAAGATGAAATCCGTCATGCGGGTGACCTGGGAAACATAGTTGCTGATGCCAATG GAGTTGCAGAGGCAACAATCGTTGACAATCAG ATACCACTCACTGGCCCCAATTCAGTTGTTGGGAGAGCCTTAGTGGTCCACGAGCTTGAAGATGACCTCGGAAAGG GTGGACATGAACTTAGTTTGAGCACTGGAAATGCTGGTGGAAGATTAGCTTGTG
- the LOC123919889 gene encoding E3 ubiquitin-protein ligase RZFP34-like isoform X1: METISEIETFGCTHYRRRCKIIAPCCNQVFGCRHCHNEAKNSNEINLVDRHDIPRHEVKKVICSLCDTEQDVQQYCINCGVCMGEYFCGTCKFFDDDISKQQFHCDECGICRTGGKDNFFHCKRCGCCYSKEIKEGHHCVERAMHHNCPICFEYLFDTLRETSVLPCGHTIHFECVKEMEKHHRYSCPVCSKSICDMSSVWKKLDQVISSIPMPESYKNKKVWILCNDCGVNSHVQFHIVAHKCLSCNSYNTRQLQGIPSSSSMSSRVTEMVN; the protein is encoded by the exons ATGGAAACCATATCAGAAATTGAAACTTTTGG CTGCACACATTATAGAAGGAGATGCAAGATCATAGCACCATGTTGTAATCAAGTTTTTGGCTGTAGGCACTGCCACAATGAAGCTAag AACTCAAATGAGATTAACCTTGTTGATCGTCATGATATCCCGCGGCATGAAGTTAAAAAG GTTATATGCTCCTTATGTGACACAGAACAAGAT GTTCAACAATACTGTATAAATTGTGGAGTTTGTATGGGAGAGTACTTTTGTGGTACATGCAAATTTTTTGATGATGAT ATTTCAAAGCAACAATTCCACTGTGATGAATGTGGCATCTGCAG AACTGGTGGCAAGGATAACTTTTTCCATTGCAAAAGATGTG GATGTTGCTATTCCAAGGAAATCAAAGAGGGACATCATTGTGTAGAAAGAGCAATGCATCATAATTGTCCTATTTGCTTTGAG TATTTATTTGACACATTAAGAGAAACTAGCGTCTTACCTTGTGGCCATACTATACATTTTGAGTGTGTTAAAGAGATGGAAAAACATCACAG gtactcatGTCCTGTTTGCTCAAAATCCATATGTGATATGTCAAGTGTGTGGAAGAAACTTGATCAAGTG ATTTCCTCAATTCCAATGCCTGAATCATACAAAAATAAGAAG GTATGGATACTTTGCAATGATTGTGGTGTAAACTCTCATGTGCAATTCCACATTGTGGCACATAAGTGTTTAAGTTGCAACTCATACAACACAAGGCAATTACAAGGAATACCTTCTAGCAGCTCAATGTCTTCTAGGGTGACAGAGATGGTTAATTAG
- the LOC123919888 gene encoding transcription factor FER-LIKE IRON DEFICIENCY-INDUCED TRANSCRIPTION FACTOR, translating into MDFYQENLSHINNDFELHDFIDDPNFDQFINLIRGEENEDTTICNFNSDLTNPSFVDNPFLSFPSNPFDHNINNTVTSFDPTSSLNSFCCFDGEAKGEIRGEENDGDNYSSPTTTTSVDTKPRSKTDRSKTLVSERRRRSRMKDKLYALRSLVPNITKMDKASIIGDAVSYMCELQSQAKKLKAEVAGLEASVAMSKTHQGSIENHKKIQFNGNNGSICKKIVKMDMFQVDERGFYVKIVCNKGERVASSLYKSLESLRDFNVQNSNLATISDSFLLTFSLNVKNYEQEINLPNLKLWVISAFLNQGFELIPSFQS; encoded by the exons ATGGATTTTTATCAAGAGAATCTTTCTCACATTAACAATGACTTTGAGTTGCATGATTTCATTGATGATCCAAACTTTGATCAATTCATCAATTTAATTCGTGGTGAGGAGAATGAAGATACTACTATATGTAACTTCAATTCTGATCTCACAAATCCAAGTTTTGTTGATAACCCATTCCTTTCATTTCCTTCAAACCCATTTGATCACAACATAAATAACACTGTTACCTCTTTTGATCCAACTTCTTCACTCAACTCTTTCTGTTGTTTTGATGGAGAAGCTAAGGGAGAAATTAGAGGAGAAGAAAATGATGGAGATAATTACTCATCTCCAACAACTACTACAAGTGTTGATACTAAGCCACGGTCGAAAACCGATAGATCTAAGACTTTGGTTTCTGAGCGGAGGAGGCGAAGCCGAATGAAGGATAAGCTTTATGCATTGCGTTCTTTGGTTCCCAATATAACTAAG ATGGATAAGGCTTCTATAATTGGAGATGCTGTTTCATATATGTGTGAACTCCAATCACAAGCAAAGAAGCTCAAGGCAGAGGTTGCAGGACTTGAAGCATCAGTAGCAATGTCCAAAACTCATCAAGGATCAATTGAAAACCACAAAAAGATTCAATTCAATGGTAACAATGGTTCAATATGCAAGAAGATTGTTAAG ATGGATATGTTTCAAGTGGATGAAAGAGGGTTTTATGTTAAAATAGTATGCAATAAGGGAGAAAGAGTGGCTTCTTCATTGTACAAGTCTCTTGAATCTTTGAGAGATTTTAATGTTCAGAATTCAAATTTGGCCACTATTTCTGACAGTTTTCTACTTACATTTTCGTTGAAT GTGAAAAACTATGAGCAAGAAATCAACCTGCCAAATTTAAAGCTATGGGTGATAAGTGCTTTTCTAAACCAAGGCTTTGAATTGATACCTTCTTTTCAATCTTGA